A portion of the Rhizophagus irregularis chromosome 17, complete sequence genome contains these proteins:
- a CDS encoding uncharacterized protein (SECRETED:cutsite_IYS-YR; SECRETED:prob_0.7533); SECRETED:SignalP(1-21) produces the protein MKAYYFFVWLLSLAFPLSIYSYRITALMKADTTRMRRFNINNRMYYDSFGYKEAKTHYDVYYQKGQTDDIVTTFSIHNNYTGIENCVDEYYSDTATITISSILGKTFLVGEKHFSVEPFEVKYRNCQFIISTYKNFFGPDAKMYCLKDFVMEYVQANFNRDYFYIRPGWKYYDCGSPENLTNFSSCFFDPLY, from the coding sequence atgaaagcTTATTACTTCTTTGTATGGCTACTAAGTCTAGCCTTTCCGTTAAGTATCTATAGTTATAGAATTACCGCATTAATGAAAGCTGATACGACTCGTATGAGACGCTTCAATATCAACAATAGAATGTATTACGACTCTTTTGGGTATAAAGAAGCAAAAACCCATTATGACGTCTACTACCAGAAGGGCCAAACTGACGATATTGTAACGACCTTTAGTATTCATAACAATTATACTGGTATTGAGAATTGTGTAGATGAATACTATAGCGACACTGCAACAATTACGATTAGTTCCATTCTAGGAAAGACTTTCTTAGTGGGAGAGAAACATTTTAGCGTCGAGCCCTTCGAggttaaatatagaaattgcCAATTCATTATTTCCAcctataagaatttttttggacCTGATGCCAAGATGTATTGCTTGAAAGATTTTGTTATGGAATACGTTCAAGCTAATTTTAATCGGGATTACTTTTATATAAGACCGGGTTGGAAATATTATGATTGTGGCTCTCCTGAAAATCTGACAAATTTTTCTTCCTGTTTCTTCGATCCTTTGTACTAA
- a CDS encoding uncharacterized protein (SECRETED:cutsite_TFA-KV; SECRETED:prob_0.9026); SECRETED:SignalP(1-22): MRKNLKLILILIIATFSNFTFAKVPLKWRREELFGALHGYVGILSNHSSLVERQAVCPFGNFECPAKNGCCPIGQTCASGDLCSDCGPNPVVCDNTHCCEPGFQCCKKGCCKIGLICATDDDIGICKEVDTEDSEEDTLPCGLTKTAKIKTKTYRNKAENASFAYIYDSTTGSLTQMILTDAINRDEVQADHVFEAQTVIKYLKGDGSKICSFITSNSAYLDELKEIMNDEANIRYLSTIINRAKGTYFGGNNVDDTKVLNAVKEYLAIDDIYEAFSTTRNKVIKLFRKIVSENGLDVHNFANIENSLGRTEYESLTKKSLVTDSSSDNPPSTLPLPNKSFNNSSSTLPLPHLNVILSVILSLVFLVFGECGQKITRMSISHITKK, encoded by the coding sequence ATGCGGAAAAATCTAAAGTTAATACTTATTCTTATAATTGCAACCTTCAGCAATTTCACTTTCGCTAAGGTACCCTTAAAATGGAGAAGAGAAGAATTATTTGGTGCTTTACATGGTTATGTCGGAATATTATCAAATCATTCATCTTTGGTGGAAAGACAGGCTGTTTGTCCGTTTGGAAATTTTGAATGTCCAGCAAAAAATGGCTGTTGTCCCATAGGTCAAACTTGTGCAAGTGGAGACTTGTGTAGTGATTGTGGCCCCAATCCTGTAGTTTGCGATAATACTCATTGTTGTGAACCGGGCTTTCAATGTTGCAAAAAAGGTTGTTGTAAGATAGGCCTGATTTGTGCTACTGATGATGATATTGGCATTTGTAAAGAAGTCGATACAGAAGATTCAGAAGAAGACACACTTCCATGTGGTTTAACTAAAACTGCTAAAATTAAGACTAAAACTTATCGAAACAAAGCTGAAAATGCTTCATTTGCGTATATATATGATTCAACTACTGGTTCATTAACTCAAATGATTTTAACCGATGCTATAAATCGCGACGAGGTTCAAGCTGACCATGTTTTTGAGGCGCAAACTGttattaaatatcttaaagGAGATGGTAGCAAAATATGTTCCTTTATTACATCAAATTCTGCCTATCTCGATGAACTTAAAGAAATCATGAACGATGAAGCTAACATAAGATATCTTTCTACAATTATTAACCGCGCAAAAGGGACTTATTTTGGGGGTAATAATGTAGACGACACAAAGGTCTTAAATGCAGTAAAAGAATATCTAGCTATTGATGATATCTACGAAGCATTTTCAACGACCCGTAACAAAGTAATCAAGCTTTTTCGTAAGATTGTAAGTGAAAATGGATTAGATGTTCATAATTTTGCTAACATTGAAAATTCCCTTGGACGCACTGAATATGAAAGCTTGACAAAGAAGTCATTAGTTACAGACAGTTCTTCTGACAACCCTCCTTCTACCCTGCCGTTACCCAACAAATCTTTTAACAACTCCTCTTCTACCTTGCCGTTACCACACCTTAACGTGATATTATCTGTAATTCTAAGTCTCGTATTCTTAGTTTTTGGCGAGTGCGGTCAAAAGATAACTAGAATGTCAATTTCACATATcacgaaaaaataa